Proteins found in one Nitrosopumilus maritimus SCM1 genomic segment:
- the glyS gene encoding glycine--tRNA ligase, which translates to MDYEAVMKLALERGFYFPSCEVYADAQAGFWEYGPTGVGLKNKFLELWRRELIRRDGMLEIDGSQIMSKSVFEASGHLGNFADPIIKCTKCNSTFRADRTIAELTQIEIPESADLEEFDNAISQNNIKCPKCKGDFDKTKNFNMMFRVGIGPEEEEAYLRPETCQSIFVDFPRLYKTMRGKLPLGIAQVGKSFRNEIAPRQSLLRLREFYQAEIEVFCNPSKLDEVEKFTEVQDTVIRVQTDSEPVEMTCKEAIESGTVPNKFVAYYLGILTEFYEKTGIDISKSRFRKLGEKEKAFYAEVAFDFEVETTIGWLELVACNYRSDYDLSSHANKSKEKFEIMDGDDKVLPHVFEISMGIDRSLYTILEHSLKDDKEHERIVLSLKPYLAPTHVGILSLVKKDGLKEKTDEIYLSIKRKFDAFLDHSGAIGRRYRRLDEIGAPFAVTVDHQTLEDDTVTIRKRDSMEQSRVKISDMDSILLESVSFP; encoded by the coding sequence ATGGACTATGAAGCAGTAATGAAATTAGCACTTGAGAGAGGATTTTACTTTCCAAGTTGTGAAGTTTATGCTGATGCACAAGCTGGATTTTGGGAATATGGTCCAACGGGAGTAGGATTAAAAAATAAATTTCTAGAATTGTGGAGAAGAGAACTAATCAGAAGAGATGGAATGCTTGAGATCGATGGTTCACAGATAATGTCAAAATCAGTATTTGAAGCTTCAGGACATTTGGGAAATTTTGCTGATCCGATAATAAAATGTACAAAATGTAATTCAACATTTAGAGCAGATAGAACAATTGCAGAGTTAACTCAAATTGAAATTCCTGAAAGCGCAGATTTGGAAGAGTTTGATAATGCAATTAGTCAAAATAATATAAAATGTCCAAAGTGTAAGGGGGATTTTGATAAAACAAAGAATTTCAATATGATGTTTAGAGTGGGAATTGGTCCTGAAGAAGAGGAAGCATACCTTAGACCAGAAACTTGTCAATCAATCTTTGTAGATTTTCCTAGATTATACAAAACTATGAGAGGAAAGCTTCCTTTAGGAATTGCACAGGTAGGAAAGAGTTTTAGAAATGAAATTGCTCCCAGACAAAGTCTATTGCGTCTAAGAGAATTTTATCAAGCAGAGATTGAAGTTTTTTGTAATCCATCAAAACTGGATGAAGTTGAAAAGTTTACAGAAGTTCAAGACACAGTAATCAGAGTTCAAACAGATTCTGAACCAGTTGAAATGACTTGTAAAGAAGCAATAGAGTCTGGAACTGTTCCAAACAAGTTTGTAGCATATTATCTAGGAATATTAACTGAATTTTATGAAAAAACAGGTATAGATATTTCAAAAAGTAGATTTAGGAAATTGGGAGAAAAGGAAAAGGCATTCTATGCAGAAGTTGCATTTGATTTTGAGGTAGAAACCACAATTGGTTGGTTAGAACTAGTTGCATGCAACTATAGATCAGACTATGACTTGTCAAGTCATGCAAACAAGAGTAAGGAAAAGTTTGAGATTATGGATGGAGATGATAAGGTATTACCACACGTATTTGAGATTTCAATGGGAATTGATAGGAGTTTATACACAATTTTGGAACACTCACTCAAGGATGACAAAGAACATGAAAGAATAGTTTTATCACTAAAACCATACTTAGCACCAACTCATGTTGGAATTTTATCACTAGTAAAAAAAGATGGATTAAAAGAGAAAACAGATGAGATTTATCTTTCCATTAAACGAAAGTTTGATGCTTTCTTAGATCATTCAGGTGCAATTGGCAGAAGATATAGAAGGTTAGACGAGATTGGAGCTCCTTTTGCAGTTACGGTTGATCATCAGACGTTAGAAGACGATACTGTTACAATTAGAAAAAGAGACTCTATGGAACAATCTAGGGTAAAGATTTCTGATATGGATTCTATTCTTTTAGAATCTGTTAGTTTTCCATAG